The following is a genomic window from Takifugu flavidus isolate HTHZ2018 unplaced genomic scaffold, ASM371156v2 ctg757, whole genome shotgun sequence.
atgaggggctggaaaaggtgccagttcttttctcactgcagggaacagttaaaaaagcagcttaaactctgaaaacatgaaaatgatacagatacatcattgatttattgattcagttgttatccagaatggattagaaatgttcctgtttgataaaaatgcagtgaattgggattattgaactacaacctctacagattatttaccttcatcacagtctcatcactatttctgatgtttcctcaggatggacgaggacagagcagagtccacagtgcccagctggtgtccctgaagagtgaccagtccaaagtgATATAgtaacttcagaagttcagaggaaatgtaagaaaactaaagcgtgatgatgtgtttgtgtggcagctgttagtcacattaacagcagcaggttgtgagtttattattggagatgtttaacacttaaacctcagacagtcatatagttacagacttaatgtgaatattgttgattagaaacaagaatcaggtttaaactgaaagatgaattcagacataaatgctggaacaatattgagtcttgaccaggttctttcatcctataaatcaaaggactaatagagatgtgtttcatagtgagaggggggagcacatcctatcaaactgggaccagtcagctccaccaggagagtcctcttgttcacaatctggaagcagatctggagatgctgaaatgaagcccaaacaaagtaaaactgttcaatatgagatttaatttgtgatgtcatgaatttgtagttgtgttgatgatttattatagatggaaatcattggtttacttatttcaggaagtgatctgcaggaggtgatagaaggtcataagatgagtctgaagagaagatgtgaacatgtgactgaaggaactcatgaagcaggaagtggaaccctgctgaacaagatctacactgagctctacatcactgagggacaaagtgaggaggtggacacacaacatgaggtgagacagcttgagagaacctccaagaagaacatccaggacactccaatcaagtgccaggacatcttcaaagtctcatctgagcaacagagacacatcagagtggttctgaccaacggtgtcgccggcgttggaaaaaccttctcagtgcagaagttcagtctggactgggcagaaggtttggagaaccaagacatcagtctggtgcttccgctctcatgcagggagctgaacttgatcagagatgagcagcacagtcttctctcactgcttcatgttttccatccaacattacagaagatcagagcagaagatctgactgtctggaaacttctgttcatctttgatggcctggatgaaagcagattttcactgggtttcaacaagcatcagctcatctctgatgtcacacaagtatcgtcagttgacgtggtcctggtgaacctcatccaggggaacctgcttccctcagctctcatctggatcacctccagacctgcagcagcccatcagattcctccctcgtgtgttgacaggatcacagaagtacgaggcttcactgactcccagaaggaggagtacttcaggaggaggttcagtgatgaagatctgtccaagagaatcatctcacacatcaaggcctccaggagcctccacatcatgtgtctgatcccagttttctgctggatcactgctatagttctggaggacatgatgaccagagaccagagaggagagctgccccaaaccctgactgacctctactcacacttcctgagggttcagataagagaagaagaagcagaagtatggaggaaagcagagaccagaggaactggctgaggctgataaagaactccttctgaagttgggtcggctggcgtttgaacatctggagaaaggaaacatcatgttctactcagaagacctggagcgatgtggactggacgtctccgaggtgtcggtgtactcaggagtttgtacagagatcttcaagagagagagtgtgatcttccagaaatcagtctactgctttgttcatctgagcattcaggagtttctggctgccgtctacatgttccacgttacaccaggaaagacacagcgttataaatcagttcctaaaatattttaaaccaaaccccttttccgggtttgttgggttgtttaataacgatccagtcacatctcttgatgacttcctcaggagagcactaatgaaatctctcaaaagtgaaaatggccacctggacttgtttgttcgcttccttcatggtctctctctggagtccaatcagaggatcttgggtggactgttggatcagaggaacagccacccagaaaccatccagaaggtcctcaacaacctgaaggaggtgaacagtggtgaattctccccagacagaagcatcaacatcttccactgtctgatggagatgaggatcagtcagtccatcaggagatccaagagtttcctgaagtcagggagaaatcaaagagggaactgtcagcgatccactgttcagctctggcctacctgctgcagatgtcagaggaggttctggatgagctgaccTACGGCAGTACAaccctcagatgagggacgacgtcgcctgattccagctgtgaggaactgcaggaaggccgagtaagtaaagatttttggggcggacatcggcgtttaaaaatcaagcgagtggatcatgtcaggtagcaataccccctccagtggtcttccttcaattctttatctccattgcatccatccatccatcctccattctctaccgcttatccggggtctggtcgcgggggcagcagcctaagcagagaatcccagacttccctctccccagctacttcctccagctcatccgaggatccccaggcgttcccaggccagtcgagagactagtctctccaacgtgtcctggtcttcccggggtctcctaccgagggacatgccctgaacacctcaccagggagcgTCCAGGGGCATCCTACTAGATGCccagccacctcatctggctcctctcaacgcggaggagcagcgactctactccgagctcctcccggatggcagagcttctcaccctatctctaagggagagcccagccaccctacggaggaagctcatttcagccgcttgtacccgtgatcttgttctttcggtcattacccaacgctcatgaccataggtgagggg
Proteins encoded in this region:
- the LOC130521171 gene encoding protein NLRC3-like, encoding MKPKQRSDLQEVIEGHKMSLKRRCEHVTEGTHEAGSGTLLNKIYTELYITEGQSEEVDTQHEVRQLERTSKKNIQDTPIKCQDIFKVSSEQQRHIRVVLTNGVAGVGKTFSVQKFSLDWAEGLENQDISLVLPLSCRELNLIRDEQHSLLSLLHVFHPTLQKIRAEDLTVWKLLFIFDGLDESRFSLGFNKHQLISDVTQVSSVDVVLVNLIQGNLLPSALIWITSRPAAAHQIPPSCVDRITEVRGFTDSQKEEYFRRRFSDEDLSKRIISHIKASRSLHIMCLIPVFCWITAIVLEDMMTRDQRGELPQTLTDLYSHFLRVQIREEEAEVWRKAETRGTG